A genomic stretch from Telopea speciosissima isolate NSW1024214 ecotype Mountain lineage chromosome 7, Tspe_v1, whole genome shotgun sequence includes:
- the LOC122667741 gene encoding uncharacterized protein LOC122667741 isoform X3, which translates to MVWSHPDISLEDLLNLIKGFVDILILASGYQSSGIPAVWDAQNMRKAMQWGLFFEDVFSRLRGLDDYQDSMKELDAALLVMTSNPYFPQGITNLSSAILSKAREFVLRHLFHVIPLRDAHLSTLMAAAVEMDLNDLKEREYDYLNVYLDKLKLQNTSLNLVTEMRGFMNNSMISHKDRSPFHAQVLCGSVCNPCVAEDSVDPGSPLSVSSLKLNGCHNADYSKLILQELLKRQTTVSCISSIEMGLDLLSESLLHGKYVGSDCDLLEKRVNCDTSPLDEILLVQFVAWNWWRSKNLSYLLDKRTIRMVSGANFIFSAPKVQWLQVFERLQISAENHDDVLLEIIENGIIEHLTGLLCGQLHHLWKISPILTATAVPSWSTLFRLYLNEIEAQLKGSSSLIRCCSCIQDGKEHKECELAERIWCLYIIHIRGSLLMNSTSST; encoded by the exons ATGGTTTGGTCGCATCCAGACATATCCCTGGAAGATCTGTTAAACTTGATTAAAGGGTTCGTGGATATCTTGATTCTGGCATCTGGATACCAATCATCTGGTATTCCTGCTGTTTGGGATGCCCAGAATATGAGGAAAGCCATGCAATGGGGTCTGTTCTTCGAAGAT GTTTTTAGTCGCCTAAGAGGCTTAGACGATTATCAAGACTCAATGAAAGAACTCGATGCAGCTTTGCTTGTGATGACATCAAATCCTTATTTCCCTCAG GGTATAACAAATCTGTCATCTGCAATCCTTAGTAAAGCTAGAGAATTCGTTCTGCGACATCTATTTCATGTCATACCATTAAGAGATGCACATCTCAGCACTCTTATGGCTGCAGCTGTTGAGATGGATCTTAATGATCTTAAGGAAAGAGAATATGACTACCTTAATGTGTATCTTGACAAATTGAAGCTGCAAAATACATCATTAAATTTGGTTACAGAAATGAGGGGTTTTATGAACAATTCAATGATTTCCCATAAGGATCGTTCACCATTTCATGCCCAAGTTCTGTGTGGTTCAGTTTGTAATCCTTGTGTTGCAGAAGATAGTGTGGATCCTGGATCCCCTCTCAGTGTTTCAAGTCTTAAGCTCAATGGATGCCATAATGCTGATTATTCTAAGCTTATCCTTCAAGAGCTTTTGAAGAGACAGACTACAGTATCATGCATATCATCAATTGAGATGGGATTGGATCTACTATCTGAGTCCTTATTGCATGGAAAATATGTTGGTTCTGATTGTGACCTGTTGGAGAAACGTGTAAACTGTGATACTTCTCCACT GGATGAAATTCTGTTGGTTCAGTTTGTTGCATGGAACTGGTGGAGATCAAAGAACCTTTCTTATTTGCTTGACAAGAGAACTATCAGAATGGTATCAGGtgccaattttattttttctgctcCTAAGGTTCAATGGCTTCAGGTGTTTGAACGACTGCAAATTTCAGCTGAAAACCATGATGATGTTTTACTTGAAATAATT GAAAATGGCATAATTGAGCATTTGACAGGGTTGTTATGTGGACAACTTCACCATTTATGGAAAATATCCCCAATTCTTACAGCAACTGCGGTTCCTTCCTG GTCTACCCTGTTCAGATTGTATTTGAACGAAATAGAAGCACAGTTGAAAGGAAGTTCTTCACTGATTAG ATGCTGTAGTTGTATCCAAGATGGGAAAGAGCACAAAGAAT
- the LOC122667741 gene encoding uncharacterized protein LOC122667741 isoform X1, whose amino-acid sequence MVWSHPDISLEDLLNLIKGFVDILILASGYQSSGIPAVWDAQNMRKAMQWGLFFEDVFSRLRGLDDYQDSMKELDAALLVMTSNPYFPQGITNLSSAILSKAREFVLRHLFHVIPLRDAHLSTLMAAAVEMDLNDLKEREYDYLNVYLDKLKLQNTSLNLVTEMRGFMNNSMISHKDRSPFHAQVLCGSVCNPCVAEDSVDPGSPLSVSSLKLNGCHNADYSKLILQELLKRQTTVSCISSIEMGLDLLSESLLHGKYVGSDCDLLEKRVNCDTSPLDEILLVQFVAWNWWRSKNLSYLLDKRTIRMVSGANFIFSAPKVQWLQVFERLQISAENHDDVLLEIIELSLLGCIASRWSYLVEHLMSVSYDLLNISKQYHEVHNLLQGGSRLLHPRGEMEENGIIEHLTGLLCGQLHHLWKISPILTATAVPSWSTLFRLYLNEIEAQLKGSSSLIRCCSCIQDGKEHKECELAERIWCLYIIHIRGSLLMNSTSST is encoded by the exons ATGGTTTGGTCGCATCCAGACATATCCCTGGAAGATCTGTTAAACTTGATTAAAGGGTTCGTGGATATCTTGATTCTGGCATCTGGATACCAATCATCTGGTATTCCTGCTGTTTGGGATGCCCAGAATATGAGGAAAGCCATGCAATGGGGTCTGTTCTTCGAAGAT GTTTTTAGTCGCCTAAGAGGCTTAGACGATTATCAAGACTCAATGAAAGAACTCGATGCAGCTTTGCTTGTGATGACATCAAATCCTTATTTCCCTCAG GGTATAACAAATCTGTCATCTGCAATCCTTAGTAAAGCTAGAGAATTCGTTCTGCGACATCTATTTCATGTCATACCATTAAGAGATGCACATCTCAGCACTCTTATGGCTGCAGCTGTTGAGATGGATCTTAATGATCTTAAGGAAAGAGAATATGACTACCTTAATGTGTATCTTGACAAATTGAAGCTGCAAAATACATCATTAAATTTGGTTACAGAAATGAGGGGTTTTATGAACAATTCAATGATTTCCCATAAGGATCGTTCACCATTTCATGCCCAAGTTCTGTGTGGTTCAGTTTGTAATCCTTGTGTTGCAGAAGATAGTGTGGATCCTGGATCCCCTCTCAGTGTTTCAAGTCTTAAGCTCAATGGATGCCATAATGCTGATTATTCTAAGCTTATCCTTCAAGAGCTTTTGAAGAGACAGACTACAGTATCATGCATATCATCAATTGAGATGGGATTGGATCTACTATCTGAGTCCTTATTGCATGGAAAATATGTTGGTTCTGATTGTGACCTGTTGGAGAAACGTGTAAACTGTGATACTTCTCCACT GGATGAAATTCTGTTGGTTCAGTTTGTTGCATGGAACTGGTGGAGATCAAAGAACCTTTCTTATTTGCTTGACAAGAGAACTATCAGAATGGTATCAGGtgccaattttattttttctgctcCTAAGGTTCAATGGCTTCAGGTGTTTGAACGACTGCAAATTTCAGCTGAAAACCATGATGATGTTTTACTTGAAATAATT GAGCTCTCACTATTAGGGTGTATTGCAAGCAGATGGAGTTATCTAGTTGAACACCTCATGTCTGTATCTTATGATCTCCTAAATATCTCAAAGCAATATCATGAAGTGCACAACTTGCTCCAAGGAGGATCTCGATTGCTACATCCTAGAGGAGAAATGGAG GAAAATGGCATAATTGAGCATTTGACAGGGTTGTTATGTGGACAACTTCACCATTTATGGAAAATATCCCCAATTCTTACAGCAACTGCGGTTCCTTCCTG GTCTACCCTGTTCAGATTGTATTTGAACGAAATAGAAGCACAGTTGAAAGGAAGTTCTTCACTGATTAG ATGCTGTAGTTGTATCCAAGATGGGAAAGAGCACAAAGAAT
- the LOC122667741 gene encoding uncharacterized protein LOC122667741 isoform X2 — MVWSHPDISLEDLLNLIKGFVDILILASGYQSSGIPAVWDAQNMRKAMQWGLFFEDGITNLSSAILSKAREFVLRHLFHVIPLRDAHLSTLMAAAVEMDLNDLKEREYDYLNVYLDKLKLQNTSLNLVTEMRGFMNNSMISHKDRSPFHAQVLCGSVCNPCVAEDSVDPGSPLSVSSLKLNGCHNADYSKLILQELLKRQTTVSCISSIEMGLDLLSESLLHGKYVGSDCDLLEKRVNCDTSPLDEILLVQFVAWNWWRSKNLSYLLDKRTIRMVSGANFIFSAPKVQWLQVFERLQISAENHDDVLLEIIELSLLGCIASRWSYLVEHLMSVSYDLLNISKQYHEVHNLLQGGSRLLHPRGEMEENGIIEHLTGLLCGQLHHLWKISPILTATAVPSWSTLFRLYLNEIEAQLKGSSSLIRCCSCIQDGKEHKECELAERIWCLYIIHIRGSLLMNSTSST, encoded by the exons ATGGTTTGGTCGCATCCAGACATATCCCTGGAAGATCTGTTAAACTTGATTAAAGGGTTCGTGGATATCTTGATTCTGGCATCTGGATACCAATCATCTGGTATTCCTGCTGTTTGGGATGCCCAGAATATGAGGAAAGCCATGCAATGGGGTCTGTTCTTCGAAGAT GGTATAACAAATCTGTCATCTGCAATCCTTAGTAAAGCTAGAGAATTCGTTCTGCGACATCTATTTCATGTCATACCATTAAGAGATGCACATCTCAGCACTCTTATGGCTGCAGCTGTTGAGATGGATCTTAATGATCTTAAGGAAAGAGAATATGACTACCTTAATGTGTATCTTGACAAATTGAAGCTGCAAAATACATCATTAAATTTGGTTACAGAAATGAGGGGTTTTATGAACAATTCAATGATTTCCCATAAGGATCGTTCACCATTTCATGCCCAAGTTCTGTGTGGTTCAGTTTGTAATCCTTGTGTTGCAGAAGATAGTGTGGATCCTGGATCCCCTCTCAGTGTTTCAAGTCTTAAGCTCAATGGATGCCATAATGCTGATTATTCTAAGCTTATCCTTCAAGAGCTTTTGAAGAGACAGACTACAGTATCATGCATATCATCAATTGAGATGGGATTGGATCTACTATCTGAGTCCTTATTGCATGGAAAATATGTTGGTTCTGATTGTGACCTGTTGGAGAAACGTGTAAACTGTGATACTTCTCCACT GGATGAAATTCTGTTGGTTCAGTTTGTTGCATGGAACTGGTGGAGATCAAAGAACCTTTCTTATTTGCTTGACAAGAGAACTATCAGAATGGTATCAGGtgccaattttattttttctgctcCTAAGGTTCAATGGCTTCAGGTGTTTGAACGACTGCAAATTTCAGCTGAAAACCATGATGATGTTTTACTTGAAATAATT GAGCTCTCACTATTAGGGTGTATTGCAAGCAGATGGAGTTATCTAGTTGAACACCTCATGTCTGTATCTTATGATCTCCTAAATATCTCAAAGCAATATCATGAAGTGCACAACTTGCTCCAAGGAGGATCTCGATTGCTACATCCTAGAGGAGAAATGGAG GAAAATGGCATAATTGAGCATTTGACAGGGTTGTTATGTGGACAACTTCACCATTTATGGAAAATATCCCCAATTCTTACAGCAACTGCGGTTCCTTCCTG GTCTACCCTGTTCAGATTGTATTTGAACGAAATAGAAGCACAGTTGAAAGGAAGTTCTTCACTGATTAG ATGCTGTAGTTGTATCCAAGATGGGAAAGAGCACAAAGAAT